The genomic region TAAAAAGCCTATTTTCTTTGGGTATTTGTTGGTTGTAATAGCCTTGTCAGGGGTTTTATTTGTTTCCATCGGGACCGATATTCTGCCACCCAGCGGTTCTAAGGATTTACAGTTGCGGATAAAAGCCCCGGTGGGTTCTGCTTTAGATCAAACGGAAGAGTATGTGCTGGCTGTAGAAAACCACATTCGAGAACAAATTGCACCTGACAAACTGGAGATCACTTCAGGATTCGTTGGAATGCATTCGCCAAATACACCAATTAACCCTATTTTCTTATTTACCAGCGGTTCGCAGGAAGCGATTTTACAGTTTTCGCTACCGGAATCGTTTGATGTACCGGTGGATGAACTGAAAGACGATTTGCGTACCAGTCTTAAAAATGAGTTTCCTGAACTTCAATTTACATTCGAACCGATGGAACTTGTGGAAAAAATTATGGGTCAAGGCTACAACACACCTATTGCTATTGAAGTATTAGGAAAAAACCTGGATCAGGTTACTTTGTATGCCCATAAGATCACGGATGCCTTAAAAGATGAAAATTACCTGACCGATGTGCATTTGAATGAACCCGTTGATTATCCCAGTATTTCGATAAACGTAGATCGTGAACGTGTCGCACAACTGGGACTAACAATGCGTGAGGTGAGTACGGCACTTACCACGGCGACGTCTTCTTCCCGTTTTGTAAGTAAAAATGTATGGGTAGATCCAAATTCAGGTCTGGTTTTTCAGGTTCAGGTTCAATTACCGGAAAATCAGGTTAATTCATTGAATGATCTTCAAAACCTTCCGCTAAAGCCGGGGGCAATGAGCCCCGTCCTTGATGATGTGGCAGATCTGAGTTTGGCGACCGAACCGGGACAGGTAAACCGAAAAGGCCCTAACCGTTTTGTAACCGTTACCGCAAACACCAATCACTCCGATTTGGGAAGTGCCTCCCGGAAAGTTCGTAAAATTCTTAGCGAATTGGACGCCCCGCCAAGAGGCTATAGCGTTAGAATGGCCGGAGAGGTAAATGTGCTTAGCGAGACTTTATCGGGCTTGCAATCTGGATTGCTGGTCGCCATTGTGGTAATTTTCTTAATGCTGACCGCTTACTATCAATCTTTTAAAACCTCTTTGGTTATTTTGGGGATTATACCTGCTGTGGTGGCGGGCAGTCTTTTAAGTTTATCACTTTTGGGGAGTACACTCAACCTGCAATCGTATATGGGTATGATTATGGCCGTAGGGGTTTCGGTATCCAATGCGGTACTTATTATCAACCAGAGCGAACTTTTTAGAAAAGAGAAACTGGAAAATGCGGCCGAATCTTCCCTATTGGCGGTAGCCTCCCGTTTTCGACCTATTTTAATGACCGCCCTGGCAATGATTGCCGGGATGATCCCAATGGCACTGGGACTTGGTGATGGCGGATCGCAGGTCGCCCCGCTGGGACAGGCCGTAATTGGAGGATTGGTATTTTCAACTTTTACCTCCCTACTGGTTTTGCCATTTATCTATACAATCGCTTATGCAAATACCCAGCCTAAAAAAGTGTCTTTAGATCCAGACGATCAGCACAGTAAATACTATCAAAAAAACTTAAAATCCTAAAAAATGAAATTTTACATAAAATCTATTTCTTTTTCCTTACTTACCCTTCTTTTAATGGCGTGTGGTAATGCTGAAAACAAAGCAAAGAAGGAAGATAAACCTTTAAAACCTACCTATCAGGTTACCAACGTAAAAAGTGATACGTTAAAATATAAACTTTCCCTTCCCGGTGAACTAAAACCCTATGAAGAGGTGACTTTATATGCCAAAATTGAAGGTTTTGTTGAAAAGCTAAATGTAGATCGAGGAGATTTAGTAAAAAAAGGAGAAATTTTATTAAATATTGAAGCTCCGGAAATTCAACAAAAATTATTGGCCGCCCGGGCAAAGCAGCGTGAAATAGCTGAAAAGCTAAGTTTTAGTGCACAAAACTACCAACGGATGAACCGAGCTTCTGAAGTTGAAGGTGCAATATCATCAATAGAACTTGAACAGACCAAAACGCGTTTTATGGTGACAGTGCTGCTTTGAGGCTTGTAAAAGCAGAACTATCGGCCGCTGCGCAGTTGGCGGGATATCGTAATATCAAGGCGCCGTTTGATGGGGTGGTTACCAGCCGGTTTGTTTCCCCAGGTGCCTTGGTAGGAAGCGGAAAGGAACCACTTTTAAAATTGGCGCGGGAAGATAAATTGCGCCTGGTAGTGGCTATTCCTTCGAAACACGCAGATGCCCTTTCTGCAAATACCAAGGCCAGTTTTACTGTGAATGGTGCTCCCGGAAAAAAGTTTCCGGTCAGTTTTTCCCGTAGCAGTAGGGCACTCGATCCTGAGCTACGTTCGCTAATGGTTGAATTTGATTATGATAATTCAGCTAATATCTTAAGTGCTGGAGCCTATGCACAGGTTCATTTGCAATTAAGGCGTAATCAACCTACTTTAAAAGTTCCTGCCAGTAGCATTATAACCACCCCAACCCAAACCTTAATCGCAAAGGTCAAGTCGGGTAAAATTCAAATGATTCCTATTACAACGGGAATCTCTAAAGATGGAATGATAGAAATATTCGGAAATCTTGATAGCGGAGATCAAGTTGTTTTAAAAGGAAATTCAACCCTTAAAAACGGAATGGCTATAGAAGCGGTAAATGCAAAAAAACAGCTAAATAATTAAAGAGCTTTCCTAAACCGATCTAAGATTCACTTATTTTAAACAATTAATTACTAAACAATAAACAGAAATACTATGAAAACAATTTTTTGGGGTATCTTACTCCTTTTCACACAAATAATTATGGCGCAGGAATGGAGCAATCCGAGAATTAAAGGTTACGGAAAAATCCATTTTAATAAAGACCTGGGTTTCCAGCCCGATGTAAAAAAAACCTATAAGTTAGTGTTCAACATAGATAATAATGCAGAAAAAGAAGGAGTAAATATGAGGTTATGGAAAATTGCAAGGGAACTCAATTTATTAAAAGCCGCTGGGGTACCCGATCAAAACGTGCAAATAGCGGCGGTAGTTCACGGAAAAGCCATTGCCATAAGTTTGACCGACCAAGCTTACGAAAAACGCCACCAAAAGAAGAACCCCAACACAAATCTGGTAAAAGCACTTGATGATGCCGGGGTCAAATTATACTTATGTGGACAAACTGTGGCAGGTATGAAAATTGAACAAGACGAGTTGAACCCATCTTGGGAAGTTACCTTATCGGCATTGCTAACCCTACCAATTTTAGAAAGTGAGGGATATTTGATGGTTCCCTAATTATTTTGAGGCTAGTAAATATACTTATTAATAGTTAAAGGAATATCGATAATCCACTATCTGCAATAATTAATCTCTGCGTCATTCCGAACTTGATTCGGAATCTCACAAAGTTCTTAAAATCAAAGGTTATTAAGTGAGACCCTGAGTCAAGTTCAAGGTGACGACTCTTTTATGAAACATAACGGACATTCAAAAGGAATATTCATTTTATGGAACTAATATAAACACGAAATAAATTTGTAATTAGACGTGGTCAGTACGGCTATAATAGGTCTTGGCGTATGCCATAAATTTAAGAATTATTTCAATCGATTGCGAGATGTGTAACAAAGGTTACCAATCCTTAAGATAACAACCCATATCTTTAAAAGATTTAAAAATACAAAAACTATGGCAACGCATCATCAAGTGCTCATTATAGGTGGCGGTACCGCCGGTATTATGGTGGCCGCACAACTCTTAAAACAGAAAAAATCCAATAGTGTCGCAATCATTGAACCGGCAGATACGCATTACTATCAGCCTGCTTGGACGCTCGTAGGTGCAGGGACTTACGACTATGATAAAACGGGCAGGCCTATGGCAGACGTA from Zunongwangia profunda SM-A87 harbors:
- a CDS encoding efflux RND transporter permease subunit, with translation MNIIRFALRKPIAIIVTVLALLYFSVLAIQKIKVDIFPEVEAPAIYIAMPYGGLSPAYMDGFMSNEFQKVLVFVGGVKNMEFKSVQGLTLMKLSFYPGTDMAQAQAEVATQVSRAMAFLPPGAVPPQVVRFDAGAQPVGQIVFESDQRSTGELQNLAITRIRPSFVNIPGISAPAPFGGNVRTMVINVKPEEMQAYGLTADNILEAVAKNNFPSPAGNVQIGNTNYMAPVNTLELSREDFMNTPVKTGSGPTVFVRDVATVTDGADKTTAYALANGKRTVYLPIIKKADASTLAAINNLKDAMPMLSDALPEDVSIKFVFDQSTYIENALSNLLHEGILGAVLTGLMVLLFLGDKRGALIVVLTIPIAVLTAIIMLYLLGQTINIMTLSGLALSIGILVDEATVTIENIHQHFEMEKTKQRAILDALLEISIPKLLILLCILAVLIPSFMMVGIPRDMFMPLSIAVGSAMIASFLASQTFIPVVANWIMKKHPQKHSDTKKSRFDRFKGRYLKFIQQKERYKKPIFFGYLLVVIALSGVLFVSIGTDILPPSGSKDLQLRIKAPVGSALDQTEEYVLAVENHIREQIAPDKLEITSGFVGMHSPNTPINPIFLFTSGSQEAILQFSLPESFDVPVDELKDDLRTSLKNEFPELQFTFEPMELVEKIMGQGYNTPIAIEVLGKNLDQVTLYAHKITDALKDENYLTDVHLNEPVDYPSISINVDRERVAQLGLTMREVSTALTTATSSSRFVSKNVWVDPNSGLVFQVQVQLPENQVNSLNDLQNLPLKPGAMSPVLDDVADLSLATEPGQVNRKGPNRFVTVTANTNHSDLGSASRKVRKILSELDAPPRGYSVRMAGEVNVLSETLSGLQSGLLVAIVVIFLMLTAYYQSFKTSLVILGIIPAVVAGSLLSLSLLGSTLNLQSYMGMIMAVGVSVSNAVLIINQSELFRKEKLENAAESSLLAVASRFRPILMTALAMIAGMIPMALGLGDGGSQVAPLGQAVIGGLVFSTFTSLLVLPFIYTIAYANTQPKKVSLDPDDQHSKYYQKNLKS
- a CDS encoding efflux RND transporter periplasmic adaptor subunit; this encodes MKFYIKSISFSLLTLLLMACGNAENKAKKEDKPLKPTYQVTNVKSDTLKYKLSLPGELKPYEEVTLYAKIEGFVEKLNVDRGDLVKKGEILLNIEAPEIQQKLLAARAKQREIAEKLSFSAQNYQRMNRASEVEGAISSIELEQTKTRFMVTVLL
- a CDS encoding efflux RND transporter periplasmic adaptor subunit, which produces MRLVKAELSAAAQLAGYRNIKAPFDGVVTSRFVSPGALVGSGKEPLLKLAREDKLRLVVAIPSKHADALSANTKASFTVNGAPGKKFPVSFSRSSRALDPELRSLMVEFDYDNSANILSAGAYAQVHLQLRRNQPTLKVPASSIITTPTQTLIAKVKSGKIQMIPITTGISKDGMIEIFGNLDSGDQVVLKGNSTLKNGMAIEAVNAKKQLNN
- a CDS encoding DsrE family protein → MKTIFWGILLLFTQIIMAQEWSNPRIKGYGKIHFNKDLGFQPDVKKTYKLVFNIDNNAEKEGVNMRLWKIARELNLLKAAGVPDQNVQIAAVVHGKAIAISLTDQAYEKRHQKKNPNTNLVKALDDAGVKLYLCGQTVAGMKIEQDELNPSWEVTLSALLTLPILESEGYLMVP